DNA from Diaphorobacter limosus:
AACTTCAAGCTCTGGTTCAAGAAGGGCAAGACGGTGGGTCAGGTGATGACCGGCGTCGAGCAGTGGCTGCTGCCCAAGCTCGGCGTGACCAGCCCGCCCTGGACGCTGCACAACCACAAGGCCGATCACGAGGCATTGCAGCCGGCCAGCGGCTTCCAGCCCATCGCGTACCCGAAGCCCGATGGCCGGCTGAGCTTCGACCGCCTGTCGTCGGTTTTCGTCAGCAACACCAACCACGAAGAGAACCAGCCGGCGCACCTGACTTTGAAGGATGCCACGGTTCCGGTGCGGATCAACCTCTCGCAGTTCGGCGGGCCCGAGAGCCGCTACTGCCCCGCGGGCGTGTACGAATTCGTGCAGAACGCCGACGGCGGCGACCGGCTGCAGATCAACGCGCAGAACTGCGTGCACTGCAAGACCTGCGACATCAAGGACCCGACGCAGAACATCGTCTGGGTGACGCCCGAAGGCGGCGGCGGACCGAACTACGCCGGCATGTGACGCGCTCGCTATCACCCTCGACACACTCAGGAGCAAACCTGCCATGGCCGTCCTCGTCATCGCGGAACACGACAACCGGTCGCTGAAGGTGGCCACGCTCAATGCCGTCACGGCCGCCGCCGCGTTCGGCGTTTCGGTGGATGTGCTGGTGGCGGGGCACCAAGCCGCCGCGGTCGCCCAGGCCGCCGCCGCCGTGCCAGGCGTCGCGCGCGTTGTGCATGCCGATGCGGCGGCACTGGAGGGACAGCTGGCCGAGAACATCGCCGCCCAGGTGCTCGCCGTGGCCGGCGAGTACGAGACCATCGTCTTTCCGGCAACGGCCCATGGCAAGAACGTGGCGCCGCGCGTGGCAGCCGGGCTCGACGTGGCCCAGATCAGCGACGTGACCCGAGTCGTGTCGCTGAACACCTTCGAGCGGCCGATCTACGCCGGAAATGCCATCGCCACCGTGCGCAGCAAGGACCGCATCAAGGTTCTCACGGTACGCACCACGGCCTTCGACGCCGCGCCCGTGGATGGAGGCGATGCACGTCTGGTGCTCACGCCGGCGGTGCAGGACGCGGGCACCTCGCTCTTCGTCGGCGCCGAGATCGCCAAGCTCGACCGCCCGGAACTCACGGCGGCCAAGATCATCGTCAGCGGCGGACGCGGCCTCGGTTCGGCGGAGAAGTTCGGCGAAGTGCTGACGCCTCTGGCCGACGCGTTGGGCGCCGCGCTCGGCGCGAGCCGGGCCGCGGTCGATGCAGGCTATGCGCCCAACGACTGGCAGGTCGGGCAGACGGGCAAGATCGTCGCGCCGCAGCTGTACGTGGCCTGCGGCATCTCCGGTGCCATCCAGCACCTGGCAGGCATGAAGGACTCGAAGGTGATCGTCGCGATCAACAAGGATCCCGAGGCACCGATCTTCAGCGTCGCCGACTACGGGCTCGAGGCCGACCTGTTTGCTGCGGTGCCCGAACTGACCGCCGCACTGCGCACCTGAGGGAGGGACCACGACGTGCCACGCAAGACCGTCGCTCCCCCGCGAAGCCGGCAGCGCGCCGCCAGCGCGAAGACCGCCACGCCCGACCTGCCGCTGTTCGCACTGGCGCGCCAGGTGCGTTCGTGGGCCGACACGCTGCTGAGCGTGACCGGCAGCGCCGCGGACATCGGTCTCAGTCTCGCGCAGGCGCGCGTCAAGGACCCCAAGCGAAAGCAGGCGGTCGCCAAAGCCGGCACCCAGTTGCGGCGCTGGCGCGAGGCGGCCGGCTTGACGGCGCGCGAACTGAGCGAGGCGGTCGGACTGGGCGATGCCAAGCTGCTCGAGGAGGCCGAAGGCGGTGTGGCAACCCTGCCGTTCGAGATCGTGCTGCGCCTGGCCGGCGTGCTGGGTCGCAACGATCCGATCCCGGTGGCGATGTCGCTCACGCGCCAATACAACCCGGAGCTGTGGAAGACCTTGGAGTCGCTGGGCGTCGGCAAGCTGGCGGTGCAGGGCGCGCGCGAGCGCGAGCTCGCCAACATCTACCGCGGCAACGATGCCGCGCGCAAGCCCGACGACGAGGACTTCGCGGAGGTGCTGTCGTTCACGCGCCGGGCGTTCGAGATG
Protein-coding regions in this window:
- a CDS encoding electron transfer flavoprotein subunit alpha/FixB family protein, coding for MAVLVIAEHDNRSLKVATLNAVTAAAAFGVSVDVLVAGHQAAAVAQAAAAVPGVARVVHADAAALEGQLAENIAAQVLAVAGEYETIVFPATAHGKNVAPRVAAGLDVAQISDVTRVVSLNTFERPIYAGNAIATVRSKDRIKVLTVRTTAFDAAPVDGGDARLVLTPAVQDAGTSLFVGAEIAKLDRPELTAAKIIVSGGRGLGSAEKFGEVLTPLADALGAALGASRAAVDAGYAPNDWQVGQTGKIVAPQLYVACGISGAIQHLAGMKDSKVIVAINKDPEAPIFSVADYGLEADLFAAVPELTAALRT
- a CDS encoding helix-turn-helix transcriptional regulator, with the translated sequence MPRKTVAPPRSRQRAASAKTATPDLPLFALARQVRSWADTLLSVTGSAADIGLSLAQARVKDPKRKQAVAKAGTQLRRWREAAGLTARELSEAVGLGDAKLLEEAEGGVATLPFEIVLRLAGVLGRNDPIPVAMSLTRQYNPELWKTLESLGVGKLAVQGARERELANIYRGNDAARKPDDEDFAEVLSFTRRAFEMAVGFRGAAGNRRPR